From one uncultured Bacteroides sp. genomic stretch:
- the dnaB gene encoding replicative DNA helicase, with the protein MPEQRKNIRTTRAKTQPVNDYGRLQPQALELEEAVIGALMIEKDAYSQVSEILRPESFYEHRHQLIYAAITDLAVRQEPVDILTVTEQLRKRAELEEVGGPFYITQLSSKVASSAHIEYHARIIAQKYLARQLITFSSDIETKAFDETLDVDDLMQEAEGKLFEISQRNLKKDYTQINPIIAEAYELLQKAAARTDGLSGLESGFTKLDKMTSGWQNSDLVIIAARPAMGKTAFVLSMAKNIAVNFRQPVALFSLEMSNVQLVNRLIVNVCEIPGEKIKSGQLVAYEWQQLDYKLKDLIDAPLYVDDTPSLSVFELRTKARRLVREHEVKIIIIDYLQLMNASGMSYGSRQEEVSTISRSLKGLAKELDIPIIALSQLNRGVENREGIEGKRPQLSDLRESGAIEQDADMVCFIHRPEYYKIYTDDKGNDLRGMAEIIIAKHRNGATGDVLLRFKAEYAKFQNPDDDMIIPMPDAGAMLGSRMNGNAVGSIPPPKPEEPNPFGSTGNEGPLPF; encoded by the coding sequence ATGCCGGAACAAAGAAAAAACATACGCACAACAAGAGCAAAAACTCAGCCAGTAAATGATTATGGCCGTTTGCAGCCTCAGGCATTAGAACTTGAAGAGGCGGTTATCGGTGCACTAATGATAGAAAAAGATGCTTATTCTCAAGTAAGTGAAATTCTCCGCCCTGAATCTTTTTATGAACATCGGCATCAGCTTATCTATGCCGCTATTACCGATTTGGCAGTGCGACAAGAGCCGGTGGATATTCTTACAGTAACGGAACAACTCCGTAAGCGTGCTGAGTTAGAAGAGGTTGGAGGTCCTTTTTATATTACTCAACTGAGTAGTAAGGTTGCTTCTTCGGCGCACATAGAATATCATGCCCGGATTATAGCTCAAAAATATCTGGCACGGCAGCTTATCACTTTTAGTAGTGACATAGAAACCAAAGCGTTTGATGAAACGCTGGATGTGGACGACCTCATGCAAGAAGCCGAAGGGAAGCTTTTTGAAATATCTCAGCGTAATTTAAAGAAAGATTATACACAAATCAATCCTATTATAGCGGAAGCTTATGAGCTATTGCAGAAAGCTGCAGCCCGAACGGATGGATTGAGCGGATTGGAGAGTGGATTTACTAAGCTGGATAAAATGACTTCGGGATGGCAAAACTCTGATTTAGTTATTATAGCAGCTCGTCCGGCGATGGGGAAAACAGCTTTTGTTTTATCCATGGCTAAAAATATAGCGGTGAACTTTCGCCAACCTGTTGCCTTGTTTTCGCTTGAGATGAGCAATGTGCAGTTGGTAAATCGTCTTATAGTAAATGTTTGCGAAATTCCGGGCGAAAAAATTAAAAGCGGGCAACTGGTTGCTTATGAATGGCAACAATTGGATTATAAATTAAAAGATTTAATTGATGCTCCACTTTATGTAGATGATACTCCTTCGCTTTCGGTATTTGAACTTCGTACAAAAGCTCGCAGATTAGTCAGAGAACATGAGGTGAAAATCATAATTATCGATTATCTTCAGTTAATGAATGCCAGTGGTATGTCGTACGGTAGTCGCCAGGAGGAAGTGAGTACTATTTCCCGTTCTCTCAAAGGACTGGCCAAGGAACTTGATATCCCCATTATTGCTTTGTCTCAGTTAAATCGTGGGGTGGAGAATAGGGAAGGCATTGAAGGCAAGCGTCCGCAGTTGAGTGATCTTCGTGAGTCAGGAGCTATAGAGCAGGATGCCGATATGGTTTGTTTTATTCACCGCCCCGAGTATTATAAAATCTATACTGACGATAAAGGGAACGATCTTCGGGGCATGGCCGAAATTATTATAGCTAAACATCGTAATGGTGCGACAGGTGATGTTTTATTGCGATTCAAAGCGGAATATGCAAAATTTCAGAATCCGGATGATGACATGATTATACCCATGCCCGATGCAGGTGCTATGTTGGGCTCACGAATGAATGGCAATGCGGTGGGAAGTATACCTCCGCCTAAGCCGGAAGAGCCGAACCCTTTTGGAAGTACGGGAAATGAAGGGCCATTGCCTTTTTAA